The nucleotide sequence CAGGGTCGTGTGACGCCGTACGGTTACGAAGTGGAAGTGCGCATTCCATTCAAGAGCATTCGTTATCAGGCAACCGCGACGCAGGACTGGGGCTTCAACGTAACGCGTCACGTGAAGCATTCCGGATACGACGATTCATGGGCGCCCGCGAGCCGATCGGCTGCATCGTTTCTGGGACAGTCGGGAACGCTCACCGGACTCACCGATCTGCATCGCGGCACCGTGCTGGAATTCAATCCGGAGATCACGCAGACCGTGAGCGGGACGCAGCGCGTTGCGGGATATGGCTACACACTCGATCACACGAACATCGGCGCGAATCTGCGCTGGGGTGTGACCAACAATCTCACGTTGAACGCGACGGCCAAGCCCGACTTCTCGCAGGTGGAGGCAGATGCCAATCAGTTGTCGTACGATCCGCGACAGGCGTTGTTCTATCCCGAGCGGCGTCCGTTCTTCCTGGACGGCATCGAGCAATTCACCGTGCCGAGCAATCTGATATACACCAGACAGATCGTGCAGCCGACCGCGGCTGGCAAGCTCACTGGCAAGCTTGCCGGGATGAACGTTGCGTTCCTGAGCGCATTCGACGATCCGAGCACTTCTGTCACTGGAAGCAACCATCCTGCATTCGCCATCGCACGAGCGCAGCGAGATCTCGGCAGCGACTCGCGCATCGGCCTGCTCTATACGGATCGCGAGGACGGTCAGAATTACAATCGTGTCGCCGGCGCGGACACGAGGCTGGTGTTCGGCAAGATATACACGGTGAGCGCGCAGTTGGCGGGGAGCGAGACTCAGCTGGCTGGCAGGAGTTTCGCTGGTCCGTTATGGAATCTCGCGTTCGATCGCAACGGCCGCACATTCGGCCTCAACTACTCGATCAGAGCGATCGATCCGGATTTCGAGACGCAGAGCGGATTCATCAGTCACAACAACATCGCCAACATCAACCTGTCGCATCGTGTGTCGCTCCTTGGAAAGCCGGGCGCACTGGTGGAGAATTTCTCCGGCGTGCTGGGAGTGATCGGAGAGTGGCAGTACCGCCGACTGCTCGGCGGAGACGACTTCCAGAACAGGAAGCTTCACTTCGACTTCTCGGCCACGTTGCGCGGCGGATGGCAGCTTGGCGCAAGTGTGTACAGTGAGGTGTTCGGCTACGACCCATCGATCTACACGAATTATCGCGTAGTGCTTCCGGGTGCTACCGGATTGGACACCGTGCAGTTCGTGGGACGGAAGCGGATTCCGAATCAGGATTACGTGGTAAGTGTTGGCACACCGCAGGGCGCGCATCTGTCGGGCAACATCTCGTTCATCTTCGGGCAGGACGAGAATTTTTACGAGTGGCAGCAGGCCGAGATCTATTTCGTCAATGCTTCGATATCGTGGCGTCCCACGACTCAGCTGCGCGTCGACGGCACTTATGCGCTGCAGAAGTACAACAGGCGCACGAACGGATCGACGGTAGCCGAGCGACAGATTCCGTATGTGAAGGCAGAATATCAGATCACGCCCGCCGTGTTCGTGCGGCTCGTGACGGAGTACGATACGCAGAAGCAGGATGCACTGCGCGACGATCGCAATGGCGGCGCGCCGATTCTACTGTACGATCCATCGAGCGGGACGTATTCGCCGGCGTCGGCGAGTACTACGAACCGGATGCACCTGCAGGGATTGTTCTCGTATCAACCGATACCCGGCACGGTGTTCTTCCTGGGATACGGAGCGTTGCTGAACGAGCCGCGTGGGTTGCGGTTCAACGATTACAACCGACTGAATGACGGGTTCTTTGTGAAGTTGAGCTGGTTGTTCAGGGCGCGATGAGAAGAGTGTCGCGGGTGCCCCTCAGCTGAAGGCGCCCGCCCGCTCAACCCGCCGTCCCATTCACACCATGGGACGTTCGTGAATGATGGACCAGGACACACCAAACCGATCTCGAAGCTGACTGAAGCGAGTGGCGTAGAATGTCTCCGCCATCGGCATGTAAACCTCGCCGCCATCGGCAAGA is from Gemmatimonadota bacterium and encodes:
- a CDS encoding DUF5916 domain-containing protein, producing MILVTAIAALFVAPVTATPTPVVPAPVTPPRTAAAPAITYNGRARQLRVAPPRLDGDVTMDGKLDEPQWQQAARLTGFSQFAPSDGVPAADSTEILVWYSPTAIYFGVRAYESHETVHPNLSDRDHIDAEDRIEFLLSTFNDGRQAFVFQVNPLGSQADGTLVESGASNNTAGLGTTNNTSTGRALPDLSANFIWQSQGRVTPYGYEVEVRIPFKSIRYQATATQDWGFNVTRHVKHSGYDDSWAPASRSAASFLGQSGTLTGLTDLHRGTVLEFNPEITQTVSGTQRVAGYGYTLDHTNIGANLRWGVTNNLTLNATAKPDFSQVEADANQLSYDPRQALFYPERRPFFLDGIEQFTVPSNLIYTRQIVQPTAAGKLTGKLAGMNVAFLSAFDDPSTSVTGSNHPAFAIARAQRDLGSDSRIGLLYTDREDGQNYNRVAGADTRLVFGKIYTVSAQLAGSETQLAGRSFAGPLWNLAFDRNGRTFGLNYSIRAIDPDFETQSGFISHNNIANINLSHRVSLLGKPGALVENFSGVLGVIGEWQYRRLLGGDDFQNRKLHFDFSATLRGGWQLGASVYSEVFGYDPSIYTNYRVVLPGATGLDTVQFVGRKRIPNQDYVVSVGTPQGAHLSGNISFIFGQDENFYEWQQAEIYFVNASISWRPTTQLRVDGTYALQKYNRRTNGSTVAERQIPYVKAEYQITPAVFVRLVTEYDTQKQDALRDDRNGGAPILLYDPSSGTYSPASASTTNRMHLQGLFSYQPIPGTVFFLGYGALLNEPRGLRFNDYNRLNDGFFVKLSWLFRAR